The Argonema galeatum A003/A1 genome includes a region encoding these proteins:
- the sufU gene encoding Fe-S cluster assembly sulfur transfer protein SufU — protein MTLGNLRDLYQQVILEHYKKPKHKGKTNPVHRYQKGHNPSCGDTIELTLQLNDAGDTIVDAKFEGEGCAISMASADLMAEALKGKTVKEALEMVERFQGMMKGEAEFPKEQRKLNVMQGVSQFPVRIKCANLTWHALKAALESPNGSQLDGFISNEKEAPLSP, from the coding sequence ATGACTCTGGGTAATCTGCGCGACCTCTATCAACAGGTCATTCTGGAACATTACAAGAAGCCAAAGCACAAGGGCAAAACCAACCCGGTGCATCGATATCAGAAGGGACATAACCCTTCCTGCGGCGATACGATCGAACTCACGTTGCAGCTCAACGATGCCGGCGACACGATCGTGGATGCCAAATTTGAAGGAGAAGGCTGTGCAATCTCTATGGCGTCTGCGGATTTGATGGCTGAAGCCTTAAAAGGCAAAACCGTCAAAGAAGCTCTGGAGATGGTGGAACGCTTTCAAGGCATGATGAAAGGAGAAGCAGAGTTCCCTAAAGAACAGCGGAAATTGAACGTCATGCAAGGCGTCTCCCAGTTCCCCGTGCGGATTAAATGTGCTAACCTAACCTGGCACGCCCTCAAAGCTGCCCTAGAATCGCCCAACGGTTCGCAGCTAGATGGGTTCATTAGCAACGAAAAAGAAGCACCATTATCGCCATGA
- a CDS encoding type II toxin-antitoxin system VapC family toxin produces the protein MRIRLPTARCANAHIADERNELWFSVASIWEIGIKVAIGKLPLPEPIDSYISSRMVQLDVQYLEIRSPHALRAAALPLHHRDPFDRMLIAQAQIEDMMLVSADSMFKQYSDISILWAAN, from the coding sequence ATGAGGATACGATTGCCTACGGCACGCTGCGCGAACGCACATATTGCCGATGAAAGGAACGAATTGTGGTTTTCTGTTGCTAGTATTTGGGAAATAGGTATAAAAGTTGCGATCGGAAAGTTGCCATTGCCAGAACCGATAGATAGCTACATTTCTAGTCGCATGGTGCAGTTAGATGTGCAGTATTTGGAAATTAGATCGCCTCATGCTTTACGAGCGGCTGCGTTACCATTACATCATCGAGATCCCTTTGATCGAATGTTGATTGCTCAGGCTCAAATTGAGGATATGATGCTTGTAAGTGCTGATTCAATGTTCAAGCAATATAGTGATATTTCGATTCTTTGGGCAGCCAATTAG
- a CDS encoding type II toxin-antitoxin system Phd/YefM family antitoxin: METVNIDQAKTNLSGLLSRVELGEEIIISNGSIPIAKLVPFRNFSNRRASLGQDRGRFIVPEDFNEPLPKEILAAFEGD; this comes from the coding sequence ATGGAAACTGTAAATATCGATCAGGCTAAGACAAATCTCTCAGGACTATTGTCGCGTGTGGAACTTGGAGAAGAAATCATTATTTCAAACGGATCTATCCCAATAGCGAAGTTGGTTCCGTTTCGTAATTTCTCCAATCGACGAGCTAGTTTAGGGCAAGATCGAGGGAGATTTATTGTACCAGAGGACTTTAATGAGCCTTTGCCAAAAGAGATTTTGGCAGCATTCGAGGGGGATTAA
- a CDS encoding Ycf51 family protein, whose amino-acid sequence MIATSEFLLAAKWVGIATLACGALAVFGFIFKWGIRFRLVGITGFMGVLTGGLFALGLVPFTRIEIPGAVRFSLVYDNGATQAAIALPPEITESQLDATLRQAAGNLFSYGRLGNASSRLTIRARTMVHPEPGVSQPLYLGQVTRSLSNRDEELQIEIYRENLAQKS is encoded by the coding sequence ATGATCGCAACATCTGAGTTTCTCCTAGCCGCCAAGTGGGTAGGTATCGCCACGCTGGCTTGTGGTGCCCTAGCAGTTTTTGGATTTATCTTTAAGTGGGGCATCCGATTTCGGCTGGTAGGCATCACCGGCTTTATGGGCGTCCTCACTGGTGGTTTATTTGCCCTGGGGTTGGTGCCGTTTACTCGGATCGAGATTCCTGGTGCGGTTCGTTTTTCGCTAGTCTATGATAATGGGGCTACGCAAGCTGCGATCGCACTTCCGCCTGAAATTACCGAATCTCAATTAGACGCCACCCTTCGTCAAGCTGCTGGTAATTTGTTTTCCTACGGTCGCTTAGGAAACGCCAGCTCGAGACTGACGATTCGAGCTCGTACTATGGTGCATCCCGAACCCGGAGTTTCGCAACCGCTTTATTTGGGTCAGGTAACGCGATCGCTTTCCAACCGCGACGAAGAGTTGCAAATTGAAATTTATCGGGAAAACCTAGCTCAAAAAAGTTAA
- a CDS encoding type II toxin-antitoxin system RelE/ParE family toxin has protein sequence MTFQVEITPIAETQIEQAYCWYRERNPEFADRWFRGLMNAIATLQEKPRRCAEAVEHEIFTEEVRQLLYGKSKNIYRVLFTIRDTKVYVLYVRHIAQAPLTVDDLE, from the coding sequence ATGACATTTCAGGTTGAAATTACCCCGATTGCAGAAACCCAAATCGAGCAAGCCTACTGCTGGTATCGAGAGCGGAATCCTGAGTTTGCCGATCGCTGGTTTCGCGGATTGATGAATGCGATTGCAACACTTCAAGAAAAACCCCGACGCTGTGCCGAAGCCGTCGAACACGAAATTTTTACTGAAGAAGTCCGACAGCTACTTTACGGAAAATCTAAAAATATCTACCGAGTGCTATTTACTATTCGAGATACTAAAGTTTACGTTTTGTATGTTCGCCATATAGCACAAGCACCATTGACTGTAGACGATCTAGAATAG